In a genomic window of Chrysemys picta bellii isolate R12L10 chromosome 1, ASM1138683v2, whole genome shotgun sequence:
- the LOC135972289 gene encoding olfactory receptor 52M1-like: MQETLFCLRVEHLLPYSMSDSNTTAFKNPSTFILLGIPGLEAAHIWISIPFCTMYIIAILGNFTILFIVKTEPSLHGPMYYFLCMLAITDLVLTTSTLPKTLSIFWFNSREIDFSACFTQMYFIHCFIETESGIFVAMALDRYVAICNPLRHSAILTNPVVAKIGLAVMLRGCVVILPLVLLARQWPYRRTNVIPQPYCAHMAVVNLACVDTRVSSYYGLSVLFCVKGLDMIFIAVSYTQILRAIFSLPTKDARLKTFGTCSSHLFVILAFYIPNLFISLIYRVGQNVPGYFHILIANVYHSMPPTLNPIIYGVRTKEIRGRLLQLFTHEGG; the protein is encoded by the coding sequence atgcaggagacactGTTCTGTCTCAGAGTTGaacaccttctcccctactccatgtcgGATTCCAACACAACTGCTTTCAAGAACCCCTctaccttcatcctgctgggcattcctgggctggaggcagcccacatctggatctccatccccttctgcaccatgtacatcatagccatcttggggaacttcaccatcctgttcatcgtgaagacagagccgagcctccatgggcccatgtactatttcctctgcatgctggccatcactGACCTGGTCCTGACTACATCTACTCTACCCAAAacactgagcatcttctggttcaattccagggagatcgatttcagtgcctgcttcacccagatgtacttcattcactgcttcATAGAGACGGAGTCTGGTATCTTTGTGGCCATGGCCCtggatcgctacgtggccatctgcaaccCCCTGAGACATTCCGCCATCCTGACAAACCCAGTTGTAGCCAAGATCGGCCTGGCTGTGATGCTGCGCGGCTGCGTGGTCATACTGCCCCTCGTCCTCCTAGCGAGGCAGTGGCCATATCGCAGAACCAACGTCATCCCCCAACCATACTGCGCACACATGGCCGTGGTGAATCTGGCCTGCGTCGATACCCGTGTCAGTAGTTACTACGGCCTCTCTGTGCTATTCTGTGTGAAGGGTCTGGATATGATTTTTATTGCCGTGTCctatacccagatcctcagggccatcttcagcctccccacaaaggacgcccggctcaagacttttgggacctgcagctcccacctcttTGTCATTTTAGCCTTTTACATCCCAAATCTCTTCATCTCCCTCATATACCGGGTTGGCCAGAATGTGCCTGGGTATTTCCACATTCTCATTGCCAATGTGTACCACTCAATGCCCCCCACTCTAAATcccatcatctatggggtgaGGACCAAAGAGATCcgtgggaggctgctccagctctttactCATGAAGGAGGCTAA